The Candidatus Methylomirabilis tolerans region CTTGTAGGGGCACGTCGCCACGTGCCCCTACAAGGCACGTTCACCAATGCCTTCTCCGACAAGGGGCGCTTCGCCGAGCTACTTCAGTCAATCGAAGTAAAGGTCGCCCTCAACCCCCGCGCACCCCTGATCGGCGCCGCACACTACGGCCTCATGCTGTTAGGCCGGCACTCGTAAGTACTTGGGCCGACTGGGCAACACTCTCTAACCCTCGCTTTCCCCCGTTGAAGTCATCTTCCCGTTTCATACGCTTGTCTCCCGTCCCGACTCGCCCAGCGAGCTAAAATCAGCGGAGTGTCCCCATCGCGGAATGTATGGTAGCATTCGTCATATAAATAGGTGTTGGACTAGAGTTTTGTAATATATCATGCTAAAGTGTGATGATTCGCATGACCAGTGGTTAGTGCTCCAATTCTGATCTCTGCTTCGAAAAGGATCAATATGCAGCCGAAGACCTTCCTTGACAGATGTCTTCTTCTGGACATCGAAACCAACGAAAATGGTGAGGTGTATGCCATCGGCGGCGTCATTGGCGAGAGGGTGTTCAGGCGTACCGAACGGTTCGACACCCATCAGGCGCTTCTAGAACTCGACTCGTTCGCCAATGAAGCCGAGTATCTGCTGGGTCATAATCTGCTTCACCACGACCTGCCGATCCTGAGGGCGCTGGCGCCATCCTTGCGATTCCTTACAAAACCGGTCGTCGATACCCTCTATCTCTCACCTCTCGCTTTTCCACAAAACCCCTACCATCGTCTTGTGAAGGACTACAAACTTGTAAGGGATACGCTGAACGATCCGGTTACCGATGCGCGGCTTGCGGCCGGCCTGTTTTGCGATCAATGGGGCAGTTTCACCTCGACGCAGCGGCACGAGGCGCGCCTTCTGCCCCTATACAGCTATTGCTTTAGATACCACGACTCGTTCGCCGGCCTGCAAGC contains the following coding sequences:
- a CDS encoding glucokinase; this translates as LVGARRHVPLQGTFTNAFSDKGRFAELLQSIEVKVALNPRAPLIGAAHYGLMLLGRHS